In Salvelinus fontinalis isolate EN_2023a unplaced genomic scaffold, ASM2944872v1 scaffold_0643, whole genome shotgun sequence, the DNA window ATGGGTACAGCAGTAATAATGGTACTCACAGCACTGTCTGTCAGTGTGATGGGTACAGCAGTAATAATGGTACTCACAGCTCTATCTGCCAGTGTGATGGGTACAGCAGTAATAATGGTACTCACAGCACTGCCAGTGTGATGGGTACAGCAGTAATAATGGTACTCACAGCTCTGCCAGTGTGATGGGTACAGCAGTAATAATGGTACTCACAGCTCTGTCAGTGTGATGGGTATAGCATTAATAATGGTACTCACAGCTCTGTCAGTGTGATGGTACAGCAGTAATAATGGTACTCACagctctgtctgtcagtgtgatGGGTACAGCAGTAATAATGGTACTCACAGCACTGTCTGTCAGTGTGATGGGTACAGCAGTAATAATGGTACTCACAGCTCTATCTGCCAGTGTGATGGGTACAGCAGTAATAATGGTACTCACAGCTCTGTCTGTTAGTGTGATGGGTACAGCAGTAATAATGGTACTCACAGCTCTATCTGCCAGTGTGATGGGTACAGCAGTAATAATGGTACTCACAGCACTGTCTGTTAGTGTGATGGGTACAGCAGTAATAATGGTACTCACAGCTCTATTTGCCAGTGTGATTGGTACAGCAGTAATAATGGTACTCACAGCTCTGCCAGTGTGATGGGTACAGCAGTAATAATGGTACTCACAGCTCTATCTGCCAGTGTGATGGGTACAGCAGTAATAATGGTACTCACAGCTCTGCCAGTGTGATGGGTACAGCAGTAATAATGGTACTCACAGCACTGTCTGTCAGTGTGATGGGTATAGCAGTAATAATGGTACTCACAGCTCTATCTGCCAGTGTGATGGGTACAGCAGTAATAATGGTACTCACAGCTCTGTCTGTTAGTGTGATGGGTACAGCAGTAATTATGGTACTCACAGCTCTGTCTGTTAGTGTGATGGGTACAGCAGTAATAATGGTACTCACAGCTCTCTCTGCCAGTGTGATGGGTACAGCAGTAATAATGGTACTCACagctctgtctgtcagtgtgatGGGTACAGCAGTAATAATGGTACTCACAGCACTGTCTGTTAGTGTGATGGGTACAGCAGTAATAATGGTACTCACAGCTCTATTTGCCAGTGTGATTGGTACAGCAGTAATAATGGTACTCACAGCTCTGCCAGTGTGATGGGTACAGCAGTAATAATGGTACTCACAGCTCTATCTGCCAGTGTGATGGGTACAGCAGTAATAATGGTACTCACAGCTCTGCCAGTGTGATGGGTACAGCAGTAATAATGGTACTCACAGCACTGTCTGTCAGTGTGATGGGTATAGCAGTAATAATGGTACTCACAGCTCTATCTGCCAGTGTGATGGGTACAGCAGTAATAATGGTACTCACAGCTCTGTCTGTTAGTGTGATGGGTACAGCAGTAATAATGGTACTCACAGCTCTGTCTGTTAGTGTGATGGGTACAGCAGTAATAATGGTACTCACAGCTCTCTCTGCCAGTGTGATGGGTACAGCAGTAATAATGGTACTCACagctctgtctgtcagtgtgatGGGTACAGCAGTAATAATGGTACTCACAGCACTGTCTGTCAGTGTGATGGGTACAGCAGTAATAATGGTACTCACAGCACTGCCAGTGTGATGGGTACAGCAGTAATAATGGTACTCACAGCACTGCCAGTGTGATGGGTACAGCAGTAATAATGGTACTCACAGCACTGTCAGTGTGATGGGTACAGCAGTAATAATGGTACTCACAGCACTGCCAGTGTGATGGGTGTAGCAGTAGTAACGGTACTCACAGCTCTCGCTGCCAGTGTGATGGGTATAGCAGTAATAAAGGTGAAGTAGTATCCGGGGTAAACTCCATGCCATAGAGCTGACAGGATGAAGGTCAGGGCTGTGGGGTAACGAGGAGCACGGTCGTAacacacactgaagagagaggagacaggatgaaGGTAAGAGCTGTGGGGTAACGGGGAGCGTaacacactgaagagagaggagacagggtgaaGGTCAGGGCTGTGGGGTAACGGGGAGCGTaacacactgaagagagaggagacagggtgaaAGTCAGGGCTGTGGGGTAACGGGGAGAGTAacacacactgaagagagaggagacaggatgaaGGTCAGGGCTGTGGGGTAACGGGGAGCGTaacacactgaagagagaggagacagggtgaaGGTCAGGGCTGTGGGGTAACGGGGAGCGTAacacacactgaagagagaggagacgggatgAAGGTCAGGGCTGTGGGGTAACGGGGAGCGTAacacacactgaagagagaggagacagggtgaaGATCAGGGCTGTGGGGTAACGGGGAGCGTAacacacactgaagagagaggagacaggatgaaGATCAGAGCTGTGGGGTAACGGGTAACGGTaacacactgaagagagaggagacagggtgaaGGTCAGGGCTGTGGGGTAAACGGGGAGCGTaacacactgaagagagaggagacagggtaaAGGTCAGGGCTGTGGGGTAATGGGGAGCGTAacacacactgaagagagaggagacagggtgaaGGTCAGGGCTGTGGGGTAACGGGGAGCGTaacacactgaagagagaggagacagggtgaaGGTCGGGGCAGTGGGGTAACGGAGAGAGTaacacactgaagagagaggagacggggtgaaggtcagggctgtggggtaacggtaacacactgaagagagaggagacagggtgaaGGTCAGGGCAGTGGGGTAACGGGGAGCGTAacacacactgaagagagaggagacaggatgaaGGTCAGGGCTGTGGGGTAACGGGGAGCGTaacacactgaagagagaggagacaggatgaaggtcagggctgtggggtaacggtaacacactgaagagagaggagacaggatgaaGGTCAGGGCTGTGGGGTAACGGGGAGCGTAacacacactgaagagagaggagacagggtgaaGGTCAGGGCTGTGGGGTAACGGGGAGCGTaacacactgaagagagaggagacaggatgaaGGTCAGGGCTGTGGGGTAACGGGGAGCGTAACacaatgaagagagaggagacagggtgaaGGTCAGGGCTGTGGGGTAACGGGGAGCGTaacacactgaagagagaggagacagggtgaaGGTCCGGGCTGTGGGGTAACGGTaacacactgaagagagaggagacaggatgaaGGTCAGGGCTGTGGGGTAACGGGGAGCGTAacacacactgaagagagaggagacagggtgaaGGTCAGGGCTGTGGGGTAACGGGGAGCGTaacacactgaagagagaggagacaggatgaaGGTCAGGGCTGTGGGGTAACGGGGAGCGTAACacaatgaagagagaggagacaggctgAAGGTCAGGGCTGTGGGGTAACGGGTAACGGGTAACGGTaacacactgaagagagaggaGTTAAATCCAGACCTGGGTCAGATATATTGTTATGCCGTAAACAGAATAAaataaacactcctgaatgtacaGAAAATTGGTTTTGTACTAATGTTATGCATATGTGGACATTATCTTGGTAGAATATCTTGTAAGAATTAATACTTACGTTTTGAGCCACACACCAGTCTGAATATTCCAGTGATCTATGAACTTCTTGAAACTAGTTGCTGTCTGCAAAAAGAGAGTTCAATATTAAACTTCAGTCATTTTCAATAATTCTGCAAagctaaaagtaaaaaaaaagtttttgttttgttttgtttccaaaTGTACCTCAATCCCCCAGATGCTGATGTTGGAGATGAGGTCCCAGGATACCTGTCCAGCTTCATCCACACCTTTAAAACCATAACCTGCTGCGTTGTTGATGGCATCAGCTGTTGggacaaacaaacacatgaatggaagaatgaatgaatgaatgacctTTCCCcaatatgaatgaatgaatgaactttccccaatatgaatgaatgaatggactTTCCCCAGtagtaatgaatgaatgaactttCCCCAAtagtaatgaatgaatgaactttCCCCAGtagtaatgaatgaatgaactttCCCCAATAGTAATGAATGAATGGACTTTCCCCAGtagtaatgaatgaatgaactttCCCCAAtagtaatgaatgaatgaactttccccaatatgaatgaatgaatggactTTCCCCAGtagtaatgaatgaatgaactttCCCCAAtagtaatgaatgaatgaactttCCCCAAtagtaatgaatgaatgaactttCCCCAGtagtaatgaatgaatgaactttCCCCAAtagtaatgaatgaatgaactttccccaatatgaatgaatgaatggactTTCCCCAGtagtaatgaatgaatgaactttCCCCAAtagtaatgaatgaatgaactttCCCCAAtagtaatgaatgaatgaactttCCCCAGtagtaatgaatgaatgaactttCCCCAATAGTAATGAATGAATGGACTTTCCCCAAtagtaatgaatgaatgaactttCCCCAAtagtaatgaatgaatgaactttCCCCAAtagtaatgaatgaatgaactttCCCCAAtagtaatgaatgaatgaactttCCCCAAtagtaatgaatgaatgaactttCCCCAGTAGTAATGAATGAATGGACTTTCCCCAGTAGTAATGAATGAATGGACTTTCCCCAAtagtaatgaatgaatgaactttCCCCAAtagtaatgaatgaatgaactttCCCCAAtagtaatgaatgaatgaactttCCCCAAtagtaatgaatgaatgaactttCCCCAGtagtaatgaatgaatgaactttccccaatatgaatgaatgaatgaactttCCCCAGtagtaatgaatgaatgaactttCCAATAGCCAACACTACACTGGGTAGGTAAAGCCTCACCTAAAGTCCATGCGAAGTAGAACTTGGGTCTAGCAGCTTGTATAGACAAGAAGGCATACGTCAGTCTGGTTAGGAAAGGTGCCTCGTTGACGAAATGGCTGTCAACGTTATATGTGACGGGGAAGGCTTTGGTGAGGGTCAGGAACAAAACCATGCACACAGCACAGATCAGCAGTTTACGTGTGACAGCAGCCTGAAAaccagagggagagagtcagatcGTTCATGGCCATTAGGGAAACTACTTTTTAATTGCCCTCATTGAGCCAGGTACGTCATTTAAAACACATCTTATTTTGCAATAAACCCCTGATAATATGCTGCTATGTCGTTAGTAGTGTAATTGCAGTGTTATTATACACCTATAAGAGAAACTTAATGGCAATAGAGTTTCTGAAAGAAAGTACTTCTTTACTTTACATGACTCCACTTGTACCCATTCTTACcataggtgagggctctgggactaACATGACTCTACTTGTACCCATCCTTACCATAAGTGAGGGCTCTGGGACTAACATGACTCTACTTGTACCCATCCTTACCATAAGTGAGGGCTCTGGGACTAACATGACTCTACTTGTACCCAGTCTTACCATAGCTGAGGGCTCTGGGACTAACATGACTCTACTTGTACCCAGTCTTACCATAGCTGAGGGCTCTGGGACTAACATGACTCTACTTGTACCCAGTCTTACCATAGGTGAGGGCTCTGGCTCTAACATGACTCTACTTGTACCCATCCTTACCATAAGTGAGGGCTCTGGGACTAACATGACTCTACTTGTACCCAGTCTTACcataggtgagggctctgggactaACATGACTCTACTTGTACCCAGTCTTACcataggtgagggctctgggactTTATCATATCCATTCTGTCCAGTGTTGGACGCTGACagcctcctcagcctcctctgaACGTGTCTCCCCTCTATAAAGTCTATGTAGTCCTTATAGTGACTGCAGGGTCCCACCAGGATACTGAGGAAGTTCAGGTTGTAGCTCAGGTATTCTATCAGAGACGGCTTGGAGCTGGAGgtagaagagaggaagaaagagacatTGGAGACTGTaatttgagagagacagagagagagagaca includes these proteins:
- the LOC129846901 gene encoding lysophospholipid acyltransferase 1-like isoform X1: MIMSVSYLAVCQVSRVFIYNYGILSTDFSGPLMIITQKTTMLAFQMHDGMCKKREDLTSAQRLHAVDSKPSLIEYLSYNLNFLSILVGPCSHYKDYIDFIEGRHVQRRLRRLSASNTGQNGYDKVPEPSPMAAVTRKLLICAVCMVLFLTLTKAFPVTYNVDSHFVNEAPFLTRLTYAFLSIQAARPKFYFAWTLADAINNAAGYGFKGVDEAGQVSWDLISNISIWGIETATSFKKFIDHWNIQTGVWLKTVCYDRAPRYPTALTFILSALWHGVYPGYYFTFITAIPITLAARAVRKNVRQYFLSSYPVKLVYDVVTWAATQLCICYTVMPFLLLAVEPTMQYYRSMYFHIHIISILTVIVLSQSHKPGGSSSSNNGTKPGPYDPHPQAQPQLQPSNNNVKRK
- the LOC129846901 gene encoding lysophospholipid acyltransferase 1-like isoform X2: MYSLRSKPSLIEYLSYNLNFLSILVGPCSHYKDYIDFIEGRHVQRRLRRLSASNTGQNGYDKVPEPSPMAAVTRKLLICAVCMVLFLTLTKAFPVTYNVDSHFVNEAPFLTRLTYAFLSIQAARPKFYFAWTLADAINNAAGYGFKGVDEAGQVSWDLISNISIWGIETATSFKKFIDHWNIQTGVWLKTVCYDRAPRYPTALTFILSALWHGVYPGYYFTFITAIPITLAARAVRKNVRQYFLSSYPVKLVYDVVTWAATQLCICYTVMPFLLLAVEPTMQYYRSMYFHIHIISILTVIVLSQSHKPGGSSSSNNGTKPGPYDPHPQAQPQLQPSNNNVKRK